GAAGCTACCTGGATCCTTCAATATCTGAGGTAGCTTGCTTTGAATTTTTGAGCTACATTCTTCAGTGCATGCCACTGTCTCGAACTCTGTCAACCTATTCTTATTTGCCACTATGTCCTTGATGTATTTAGCATATTTGGGCACTTCTTGCAGGATATCTACTAGTAGAATATTGATTTGCACTTgcttcaaaatatcaagaaactTTTTATAAGCTGCATTATCCTTCACTTTCTGCAATCTCAGAGGGAACGGAGGTGGTGGCCTCGCAACTAATGGTGGGGGTTTCTTAGCCACCGCCTCTTCAGCTGACTTCTCTGACTCCTTTGCTTTTTTGATTCTGCTTCTATGGTGGCCGGTTTCTCATGAATGGTcactttcttcctctttttcgaCGGGACTTCTTCTAACTGTCTCCCATTCCTCTATGACACAACATTAATAGATGCCTTAGGATTAGCCTCAGTGTCTCTTGGAAGAGCTCCAACTAGTCGAGTATTTTGGGCACTGGCAAGTTGCCCCATTTGTCGCTCCAAATTTCTCATCGCTGATGCTTGGGCATGTTGGTCAGCCATCAATTTCTTTAGCATATCCTCAATGTGACTCGTCGAGTTTGTAGGTTGCTCAGTCTGTGGTGGTCTACATTGCTGTTGAGGAGCTTGTGGCCTGTACTGATTCTGAGCCCCTTggtttccaccccaagagaagtttggGTGGTTCCTCCCTTTAGGATTGTAAGTCTTCCCATACTGGTTTGTCTGGCCCCTATTTGCATTACCCACAAGATAGACAGACTCTGAATTAACTGGACAAAAGTCGCTCGTGTGACCCTCTTCATATACTTCATAAAATATTTGAACATGTTGCACTGGCTGGGCTTATTGCTTGTTAATAACCAAGGTCATATGATTGACTTGGTTGGCCAGTATGGCAATTAGCGCTGATAATGCAGAGACGACATCTAGCTCGAGAACCCCTACCGATTTTTTCACTGTGTATCTACCCATCTCCCATTGCCAATCAGGATTGCTTTTGGAAAATTTGTTCAATAATGCATATATCTCATCAAAGCTTTTCTCTAACACTTGACCTCCCGCTGCAGCATCTACCATAATCTTTGTTTCAGTATGTATACCCTCTATGAGCTAATACTTTATTTGTCTGATTGTGATAAGGACAGTCTATGAGTAGCCCCTTGAACCTTTCCTAGGCTGAGTATAAAAACTCCCCCGATTTCTGTTTGAAGTCGACTATCTCACTTCTGATCTTTGCAGTCTTGCCTGAAGGAAAGAACTTTGCCAAACATTTCCTCACCAGATCATTCTATGATGTAATAGAATTAGTTGGTTCCGCCTTCAACCATCGCTTTGCTTCGCCCAAAAGAGAGAATGGGAACAGTGTGAGCCTCACATAGTCTGGAGTGACTCCTTTAGTGATGtaagtatcactaatctccaagAAGTCCAGGATGTGTTGTTGTGGATCCTCGTGTAGAAGACTCATAAACTGCCCATTCATATGTAGTAACTAGATCGTGCTATGTTTCATCTCAAAGTGCCCAATGATTCTAGGCTTCACGATGTTGtaggtgacattagcaatgctggGCATTGCCACCTCCTGAATAGTCATATGTTGCTCCTCTTCCATGTCCACGGGATATTGAACTAGTGCCTGAAGATTATATGTGTCCCATGTTTCCCTCAACCTCCTGTGAAATATTCTCTCAGGTTCGGGTCAAAGCCTTGAAGTTTATCCTGGCTTATGACCCTTCGCATTCAATCAAAGTTCCTGAGAGTAGAGCGACCAATAAGAACGTTAGACTTGACGAAATAAATAACTAAAGTAAAAACTAGAaagtagtcaatattcaagtccccggcaacggcgccaaaagcttgttgctcccaaacgcacacgcaagtatacatggtcgtataagtaataaaatgataagtcgagtgtcgaacccacagagacttgtgtTAACTACCCACTAGTTTCACCAAGATTATGATTCAGTCAAGTCAATCAGAGTTTAAAAGAGTGATTAAACTAAGCAATAATtctaacaagtaactaatttagcatGCAGTAAAATGGTTGTTGTTtattcagtagagacaaatattccaggATTATGATCGactcaccaatcctattgtgttctaatTAATTCTCCCTATCATATAATTCAcctatggttgctaattaatcaaaTAATTGCTCTCGTAATATTCTCCCGAATTCCTGCTCTCCTATTCAAAAGCGATTATGCTTATATTCGtatggaatcaatctattaagaacgcattaagattatgatatgtaattaagcacggtgactaggtatattcctatcctaaccacaaattcgcccccctcagagttaagatcatgctctcttcaatttttctctaatctaaacatggctttcccaagcatagcatagataatAAATAGAACCTATCTGTTGGCGAGACAATTAAGTAATTAGTCACATAATTGAAGAAGCAACCATATATTGGTGAATTATAATCAAAGTTAAGTCAActttaaacaacaatattcatagctaaatcacaaccccagaactatggaTTTTAACCACTcttaataatatcaaaacaaATTCACACGTGTTgaataattgaaaatactaagaaaagatgaagataaTTGAGATATCCTTGCTCCCGGATATTCCTTTTGTGTATTTTTCCTTCTATGTGGTGTCTCCCCTCTCAAAATaggcttagtcttgcttttatacgcgTTGGATAGGTCTTggaccgaaataaccttgtctcaGGCAAAGTTGGAGATATTTTCCgtcaccagcgcccagggtagcgtggggcgctagccctagcGCTGGAAAGATGAAACTTCTGGAAATTGTGCCACAGGTATCGCCccacgctgcctgtggcgctacAATGGCCATTTTCAACCTTTTGCTCCtttttggctctaatctcgcacATTTCACCCCCTATTGCCTCTGGATGATTCCTACATATAAAAATATCACGAATTagtataaatcaatacatttcACATCCGAAATCCACGAAACACGAGTAAAATATGAGACGATaatcatataaatatatatactttaagctaaatatcagTATTACAGTATGTCCATTAAATAATAACtacccccttttatatagtaggagagtttcatcacTAGTACAATTCTAAAGGTAAAAAATCCTCTTTTTCGTTAATCATTGATTTTGTGACAATACGCGCCGAGATCTGCGTTGTGATATCTGATGGAGTGCAGATATAGCGGCCCTCTAATGGTCGTGTGTGACCATTACCGTATTGTTTGAGGTCTCGGAGCTCGTTCCGGGATCGGAGAAGTAATGTCTTATCGAGCCCGGTGGCGACCTCTCCGTTCGGACTTTAGTACGAGGCGTCCCGGCTTCGATTCGGACCCCATATAATCATGTCCCTGCTTCGTTCGATCCGCCAAAAAGTCGAGGGGCCGGTTACCccagttttacccgtatacagactTAGGCATAATATTATAGTGCTCAACTCATTACACGTTAATTAATTTGCAATTCAACACGTTATTTTGTATCCTCCGTGTATCTTTAGATATTAATTAAAATCATTTTCGCAAATCTTTTCTACtttgtcatataaaaatataaagtcGTGTAAGTCAGGTCACAAATTGTTAGTGGCAAACAAAGGTGCCCGATTAATATACATGGGATCATGATTCATGACATACAATTTTGTGCGAAAAACATGTACgattcttttgttctttattggtTACAACGAatataaagctttcttcaacACATTGTTTTATGGAATGGAAAAGGAAGGGGataaagggtgtgtttggtacgaagggaaaaaaaaattcgaaaaatattttttaattttttcatgtttagttggcttaaatattttggaaaacattTTTCTCATCAACTtttttttctccaattggagaaaaatatttttcatatcaAGAGAAGAGAAGATTCTTCAAAACTCTTTTCCAACCTTCCTCTCATTCTCCATCCCCACCAATTTTCACTAACCCACTCCCACACACCCACCCCACTCCCACACCCACCCCACTCCACCCCTACCccaaatagaaatattattaatagtacctTTTTTTATGTTATAGCTAaagtatcttttttttttttatttcaacaaatgagtattttcttttcacgaTATAAAAaaagtttattttttattttaacaaaaaagtacttttttcatgatgtagagaaaatattttctttcatttaaacaaaatgatgtagtaaatagtattttctttcatttcaacaaaataagtactttattttcatattttagaaatagtacttttttttcaaccaaaaaagagaatttttttaagttatggagcacaaatttcaacgttatttttgcataaaaagtaaaataacacattagttcctttgagtttgtgtgaatttttagaagaataattaaattcttgaataaaATAGAGTAATGAAAATATTGGGTATTTGGGGGGAGAGCACAGAAAACCTAGGGACTTGAGGGAAGGGGTTGAGGAGAGTGgcataaaaaaaaaatttctaaaaaaataattctactctctaaccaaatactagaaaatatttttcggaaaaagcTTTTTACTCACCAATCAAACAAGAAAACATAAGTGATAAAATCACCcattttccatgaaaatattttctaaaatattttcATTCGTACCAAACACAGCCAAAACCTTCTTGAAATTCTCTAAAAGCAGAATTTATGCATGTAGTCTGACTAAACCAAAAATTTTACAAAAAGTGTTCAAGGTATCta
This sequence is a window from Nicotiana tomentosiformis chromosome 5, ASM39032v3, whole genome shotgun sequence. Protein-coding genes within it:
- the LOC138891969 gene encoding uncharacterized protein, which translates into the protein MVDAAAGGQVLEKSFDEIYALLNKFSKSNPDWQWEMGRYTVKKSVGVLELDVVSALSALIAILANQVNHMTLVINKGQTNQYGKTYNPKGRNHPNFSWGGNQGAQNQYRPQAPQQQCRPPQTEQPTNSTSHIEDMLKKLMADQHAQASAMRNLERQMGQLASAQNTRLVGALPRDTEANPKASINVVSRIKKAKESEKSAEEAVAKKPPPLVARPPPPFPLRLQKVKDNAAYKKFLDILKQVQINILLVDILQEVPKYAKYIKDIVANKNRLTEFETVACTEECSSKIQSKLPQILKDPGSFTIQILIGKHVVGRASCDLGASINLMSLSVFRQLGLGDLRPTTVILQLVDCSLAHPERVIGDG